From Coccinella septempunctata chromosome 4, icCocSept1.1, whole genome shotgun sequence, a single genomic window includes:
- the LOC123311110 gene encoding uncharacterized protein LOC123311110 translates to MEPKYFTLISFICLFLMSLYCFMDHVVTAQSEIGTLSFIIIGFCAFLGAWRTYDAATMPEVMGEVQKYVEIFADAFVLSFAAAEMWEKERVRMEVVVLQMLLPFTPIALYISNKDYKKTLEYVILGSLISLIAASILCGCVLGIAAAGIYAAGAFYVKDKVVIEAVPQSDLKNYVDCLFCLFLAYALDAA, encoded by the exons ATGGAACCCAAATATTTCACCCTAATCTCATTTATTTGTCTATTTTTGATGAGTCTGTATTGTTTTATGGATCATGTGGTAACGGCCCAGAGTGAAATAGGAACATTATCTTTTATAATTATTGGATTTTGTGCCTTCTTGGGCGCATGGAGAACGTATG ATGCGGCAACGATGCCAGAAGTAATGGGAGAAGTTCAAAAATACGTGGAAATATTCGCAGACGCCTTCGTCCTGTCATTTGCGGCAGCAGAAATGTGGGAAAAAGAAAGGGTCAGGATGGAAGTGGTGGTCCTCCAGATGCTGCTCCCCTTCACGCCTATAGCACTCTACATCTCCAACAAGGATTACAAAAAAACCCTGGAATACGTCATATTAGGATCCCTCATTTCCTTGATAGCCGCATCGATATTGTGCGGTTGCGTGCTCGGCATTGCGGCTGCTGGAATTTACGCGGCCGGTGCGTTTTACGTGAAGGATAAGGTCGTCATAGAGGCGGTGCCACAGTCGGACCTGAAAAATTATGTGGATTGTTTGTTCTGTTTGTTCCTGGCCTATGCTTTGGATGCAgcttga
- the LOC123311111 gene encoding uncharacterized protein LOC123311111: MGDHNYFTALSHAVLAGTSIYCLLKHTSDMGIVCYGLIATNSLLGLWRWGNPEAGDTAKSIYAKTSMCQEMLCIGAVGVEIWRSSPYFPQFCWGELLLPIIPLTLFFLEKDYNNIEKGVMAFNGVSIIFVSAMTSNYWGAAAAVSYLFGYLYAKDQGSIRDIPVTDLINYELCFFSYFALRAVGGY, from the exons ATGGGTGATCATAACTACTTCACTGCTCTATCACATGCAGTTCTAGCTGGGACAAGTATATACTGTCTTTTAAAACACACCTCAGATATGGGAATCGTTTGCTATGGGTTGATAGCAACAAATTCACTATTAGGCTTGTGGAGATGGG GAAATCCGGAGGCTGGAGATACAGCCAAATCTATATATGCTAAAACGTCGATGTGCCAAGAAATGTTATGCATTGGGGCAGTTGGGGTTGAGATTTGGAGAAGCAGTCCATATTTCCCCCAATTTTGCTGGGGTGAATTATTATTACCAATCATCCCACTAACACTCTTTTTCTTGGAGAAAGATTATAATAACATAGAAAAAGGTGTAATGGCTTTTAATGGTGTATCTATAATATTTGTATCTGCTATGACAAGTAATTACTGGGGTGCAGCTGCAGCAGTGTCTTACCTATTTGGATATTTATATGCTAAAGATCAGGGATCTATTAGAGATATTCCTGTCACAGATCTGATAAATTACGAGCTATGTTTCTTTTCTTACTTCGCTTTGAGAGCCGTTGGTGGATATTAA
- the LOC123311109 gene encoding tRNA-dihydrouridine(20) synthase [NAD(P)+]-like: MPECNRNEEMYRNRIILAPMVRVGTLPMRILSLRYGADLVYTEELIDWKFLKSVRVENQILQTVDFIDPTDGTIIFRTCNTEKKKVIVQLGTCDPERALKVAKMIENDVAGIDINMGCPKEFSLKGGMGAALLTQPERAKNILKTLVDNVSIPITCKIRVFESVEETVKLVNELVSTGISAIAIHGRTKTERPQHFNRNETIKIIAQRVNIPVIANGGSREIEKYEDIHKFKEACGVSSVMIARAAEGNCSIFSKEGKKPLDDVIIEYLRLCIEYDNSPSNTKYCVQNMLKELQETPRGKKFLECQTLEQICAIWDLGGYCRKKQLEFQNKGMIGRREVCPDMFSPARKKIKTSCDDITEHKCAFIRVNYSSDPELPKSKLIAHCNKLKVKLPKYETISKDKLFRSIVTFQGKKYSSNYWEKNKRFAEQGAALACIYSIGLVDKKELVENGSILE, translated from the exons ATGCCTGAATGCAATAGAAATGAAGAGATGTACCGAAACAGAATTATCTTGGCCCCCATGGTACGAGTGGGTACTCTTCCAATGAGAATTTTGTCTTTGAGATATGGAGCAGACCTTGTGTATACCGAAGAGTTGATCGACTGGAAGTTTTTGAAATCAGTTCGAGTAGAAAACC AGATATTACAAACTGTTGATTTCATCGACCCAACGGATGGAACAATCATCTTCAGAACATGTaatacagagaaaaaaaaagttattgtgCAGCTAGGCACTTGCGACCCAGAACGAGCACTCAAAGTTGCCAAGATGAT tGAAAATGATGTTGCAGGAATTGACATTAACATGGGATGCCCCAAAGAGTTTTCATTAAAAGGAGGAATGGGTGCAGCCCTCTTAACACAGCCTGAAAGagccaaaaatattttaaaaacattGGTTGATAATGTTTCCATTCCAATTACTTGCAAAATAAGAGTTTTTGAAAGTGTCGAAGAAACTGTGAAGTTAGTTAATGAACTGGTTTCTACTGGAATTTCTGCTATAGCTATTCATGGGAGGACAAAGACTGAAAGACCTCAACATTTTAATAGAAATGAAACGATTAAAATAATCGCACAAAGGGTGAACATTCCTGTGATAGCCAA TGGGGGCTCTagagaaatagaaaaatatgaagatatTCATAAATTTAAGGAGGCATGTGGAGTATCTAGTGTAATGATAGCAAGGGCAGCTGAAGGTAATTGTTCAATATTCAGCAAAGAGGGCAAAAAACCACTTGATGATGTTATCATTGAGTACCTGAGATTATGTATAGAATATGACAATTCCCCAAGTAATACAAAGTACTGTGTCCAAAATATGTTGAAGGAATTACAAGAGACTCCCAGGGGAAAGAAATTTTTAGAGTGTCAGACTCTAGAACaaatttg TGCTATTTGGGATCTAGGTGGTTATTGTCGCAAAAAACAATTAGAATTCCAGAATAAGGGGATGATTGGCAGGAGAGAAGTTTGTCCAGATATGTTTTCCCCTGctaggaaaaaaattaagactTCATGTGATGATATCACAGAACATAAATGTGCATTCATTAGAGTAAATTATTCGAGTGATCCAGAATTACCTAAATCAAAATTAATTGCGCACTGTAATAAACTTAAAGTGAAACTACCTAAATATGAAACGATTAGCAAAGATAAACTATTTCGGTCAATTGTCACATTCCaaggaaaaaaatattcctCAAATTACTG ggAAAAGAATAAACGTTTCGCGGAACAAGGGGCAGCATTGGCGTGTATTTACTCGATAGGTCTAGTTGATAAAAAAGAATTGGTAGAAAATGGGAGTATCTTAGAATGA
- the LOC123311582 gene encoding uncharacterized protein LOC123311582 isoform X1 — protein MAKGILGDTPQEFTEDRFEETTRVENTPSIKLRVIASYVILTLLSAYVIYDYRIRPDCICRPRPYVFAISAFGITGLYGLLGVLNRIFPELKWMYEILDGMEVLLFSVFLPYIAAELWTMNKFFKCYKFIPNILASAGLPSVDYYYFFHKPLYVYMEAAMVIETLTLYSFMAYMTNMKYYVATALTMYGAYFTKMRFNKMPVPECWMTKTETINYTLSACILCASISMI, from the exons ATGGCTAAGGGTATTCTTGGTGATACACCCCAGGAATTCACTGAagatagatttgaagaaaccacCAGGGTCGAAAACACTCCTAGTATCAAACTGAGGGTGATAGCTTCCTACGTTATCCTCACCTTACTTTCAGCATACGTAATATACGACTATCGAATCAGGCCTGATTGTATATGCCGACCAAGACCCTATGTTTTTGCTATATCAGCATTTGGAATAACAGGCCTATACGGACTTTTAGGAGTATTGAATAGAA TCTTCCCTGAACTGAAATGGATGTACGAGATACTGGATGGCATGGAAGTCCTTCTATTTTCCGTTTTTCTGCCATACATAGCTGCCGAATTGTGGACGATGAACAAATTCTTCAAATGCTATAAATTTATCCCGAATATTCTGGCGAGTGCTGGACTTCCATCGGTAGATTACTATTACTTTTTCCATAAACCTCTTTATGTCTATATGGAAGCGGCTATGGTTATCGAAACATTAACTCTGTACAGCTTTATGGCCTATATGACCAACATGAAATATTATGTTGCAACGGCATTGACGATGTACGGGGCCTATTTTACTAAAATGAGATTCAACAAGATGCCAGTTCCAGAATGTTGGATGACGAAGACTGAGACAATTAATTATACCCTTTCTGCATGTATTTTGTGCGCTTCTATTTCCATGATATGA
- the LOC123311582 gene encoding uncharacterized protein LOC123311582 isoform X2, whose translation MAKGILGDTPQEFTEDRFEETTRVENTPSIKLRVIASYVILTLLSAYVIYDYRIRPDCICRPRPYVFAISAFGITGLYGLLGVLNRMNNKPCTAKGFNSLVYMLEMSIVLPLFASEVWALEKMFKQYPDMVHLHAATAVPGLANYFFQNEQKPWMMDASIAYSFSTLTYLGLAHGVIWVALAAVMYTLAYLYAERSQFMPRMDFIHDEEIINYCLSAFVLFSKQYLC comes from the exons ATGGCTAAGGGTATTCTTGGTGATACACCCCAGGAATTCACTGAagatagatttgaagaaaccacCAGGGTCGAAAACACTCCTAGTATCAAACTGAGGGTGATAGCTTCCTACGTTATCCTCACCTTACTTTCAGCATACGTAATATACGACTATCGAATCAGGCCTGATTGTATATGCCGACCAAGACCCTATGTTTTTGCTATATCAGCATTTGGAATAACAGGCCTATACGGACTTTTAGGAGTATTGAATAGAA TGAACAATAAACCCTGTACTGCTAAAGGCTTCAATAGCTTAGTATACATGCTCGAAATGTccattgttctacctttattcGCGTCGGAAGTATGGGCTTTGGAGAAGATGTTCAAGCAGTATCCAGACATGGTGCATCTCCACGCAGCAACAGCAGTTCCAGGACTTGCAAACTACTTCTTTCAGAACGAACAAAAACCGTGGATGATGGACGCTTCGATCGCATACAGTTTTTCCACGCTTACCTATCTGGGCCTCGCTCATGGCGTCATTTGGGTGGCCCTTGCAGCAGTTATGTACACTCTGGCTTATTTGTACGCCGAAAGATCCCAATTTATGCCGAGAATGGACTTCATACACGACGAAGAAATAATTAACTATTGCCTCAGTGCTTTCGTGCTCTTTTCGAAACAGTACTTATGTTGA
- the LOC123312009 gene encoding uncharacterized protein LOC123312009 encodes MVSFLDEILLCLSYLAVAFISLNCLNIYVSFVGTEARSFAYGLFIINGIYGIGGAISAVTSGLDHVQVIFYAAEISLVLPFLTTEMWIQKNLFPKQQELVYVPCLLGVLPFFSFIMLGVIRIDLVELCLVYCCVCTAYVGYSTRDYLVVAGSLLFYLAYCMHFRGKVKISNVLLIFFTLCSLGSICPNCVDETRKKSDFPFKELGF; translated from the exons ATGGTTTCTTTCTTAGATGAAATCCTCCTTTGTCTGAGTTATTTAGCGGTAGCATTCATTTCCCTCAATTGCCTCAACATTTACGTCAGTTTCGTTGGCACAGAAGCTAGAAGTTTCGCTTATGGATTATTCATAATCAATGGTATTTATGGCATTGGAGGAGCCATAAGTGCAG TGACCTCTGGTTTGGACCACGTCCAGGTGATTTTTTACGCGGCTGAAATATCTTTGGTCCTGCCATTTCTCACAACTGAGATGTGGATTCAGAAGAATCTCTTCCCGAAGCAACAAGAACTGGTCTACGTCCCCTGTCTGCTGGGAGTACTACCTTTCTTCTCATTCATCATGCTTGGAGTGATCAGAATTGATCTCGTAGAACTCTGTTTGGTATATTGCTGTGTGTGCACAGCATACGTAGGATACAGCACTAGGGATTATCTGGTTGTAGCTGGAAGTCTCTTGTTTTATCTGGCCTATTGTATGCACTTCAGAGGAAAAGTGAAAATATCTAATGTTCTGctcatttttttcaccctctgTTCCCTTGGATCGATTTGTCCGAATTGTGTGGACGAAACCAGGAAGAAAAGCGATTTTCCTTTCAAGGAACTCGGCttttaa